A segment of the Terribacillus aidingensis genome:
GAACGCTTATTTCTACTATGCTTCCTTACTCCATTGTTTTTACTATCGGATGGGTATTAATGATGCTGATTTGGATGTGGACTGGGCTGCCGATAGGTCCTGGTACTCCAGTCGAATATCCTTGATCTTTGCATAATGGAACCTGATTCCTTGAATGGAATCAGGTCTTTTTCCATTTGTAAGTATTGAGATATAATTAGAGCAAAAACTTTATCTGGCATCCTGCTGCAAAACATGTTAAAAAAGTATAGGAATCATTTCAGAAAAATTACCTACCATTTAATTGATAGATAAATAGATTCCTCACAAGAAGGGAGGAAAAATAATGAATAAAGCAACGAGAGTAATCCTCGATCCAGAAATCATGGAAACAGAAATAGGCCAATTAGATAATAAAGGGTCTGGCCAGGCAGTTGTATGGGTGGATAAGGGACAGGACAAGCTGCGGAAAGTGAAACTGACTGTCCCGAAGACATTACCAGGTGAAAAAGTGCAGGCCACAGTCGCTTGGCCTCATGCGAAAAGATCCAAAGCGACTTTGGAGGAAGTTTTGGAGGCCCATCCAGAACGCGTTACTGCACCATGTCCACATTTCGATCTATGTGGCGGATGCGCTTGGCAGCATTGGCAGTATGAAGGGCAGTTAAAACATAAAACAACACATGTTAAGGATGCTCTATTAGAACAGGGGTTTGATCCGGAACTTGTAAAAGACACGATTGGAATGGAGAACCCTTGGCATTATCGTAATAAGATGGATTTTGCCTTTTCTCCGGATGGTTCAATGGGCTTGCATGAACAAGGGAATTTCCGTAAAATCATCCCGCTCGAGACATGTTTGATCATGGAAGAAGATATGAAGGCAGTTGCAATGGAAGTTGCCAGCTGGGTAAAGGACCATGCATTAAGTGGGTATAACAAAGATACGCACGAGGGCCTGCTTCGGCATTTGATGGTAAGGCAGTCCTTTGTGACAGAGGAAATCATGGTTGCACTATTTGCGACACAAACACCGGACGCAGGATTGGCTCAGGCCGCTGAGCAGCTCAAGGAACGGATTGAACAAAAATACCCGAAGGTAAAAAGTCTATTGTGGCTGGTGAATACAGACTGGGCCGATAGCATCCAAGCAGAGGACATGCATCTACTGGCCGGGCGTGATTTTATCTACGATGAAATCGGAGGCTATCGCTATCGTCTTTGGTTTGATACCTTCTTCCAGGTTAATCCGGTACAGGCGCAGAAGCTGATCGATCTTGCCCTTGAAATGGCACAGCCGAAAAAAACAGAAACAATGCTGGAGCTGTTTTGCGGGGTAGGAACCTTTTCACTTCCTTTTGCCAGCAAAGTAGAAAAACTTGCCGGCATCGAAATTGTAGAAAGTTCCATCGAATCAGCAAAACGCAATGCAGCAGACAACGGCATTTCCAACACCTATTTCTTAGCCGATAATGCCAGATTTGGAATGGATCAAGTCTTAGAGAAATTTGGCACGCCGGACTTACTGCTGCTGGATCCTCCGCGATCTGGTGCCGGCGGGAAAGTAATGAGAAAAATCGGCCGATCCAAACCTAAGCGGATCGTTTATGTATCCTGTAATCCAGAAACATTCGCAGTCGATATTAAGGAACTGAATGAATTCGGATATATTTTGAAGGAAGTTCAGCCGGTAGATTTATTTCCGCATACAGTGCACGTGGAATGTGTTGCTGTATTAACTTTAGATTGAGCAAGAATAAAAAGGGCAGATTACTTCGAGCGAGTGATCTGTCCTTTTGCTGTTATTTTGATGGTGAAAATTCGTTTGAAATATTGTCTATTTTGAGAAGTGCTGCTATTCCCAACCAAAGTATGGTTTTTAGAAAATCACACTAAATTAATTGGGGATGAATGGATGTATCTTGTATACTTTTAAGGACTAAAGCAACTATTCTTTATTGGAGGTAAGGTGAAAGTGAGTGAAAGATTTGGCTAAGTATCTTAATAAATAGAAATACCGGAGAGACATTATCACTCCGGTGTTTCTATTTTCAATTGCGCAATCCACACGGCAAAAAATAAGACAAGTTATCCGTAATCTGATTTCCTACCCGAAACCCAATGGCACTTGGCTTGCCATTCAACAGGAAAGTACCTGTCATAAGATGCAGTTCTTTTTCACCTTTCACAGTGTTAACGGTGACTTTTGGTAAATCTACATACTTTTGATAGATAGGAAGGTAGCTTGTGTAGCTTTTGTTCTTGTCCTCCACCACTTTCTCTCCATTGTTACCGTATATCTCGACTGTATCGCCTTCTCTCCCAAACGCAGGCTTCTTTACGAAGCTGGAACCTGACTCCAGGAATGGAGCTGGATCCAGATAGGTCGGAAGAAAGTACTTATCAATCCATTCATGTTCTTCAGCTGTGAAGAACGGATTATTTTCTTCATGCAGTGCCCAGACGATTGCCATGACGGATTTGTTTTGGAGCAGAAATGCACTTGGGGGATTAATGATCCGCAGTTTATTTTTCTCTACAAGCTCCAGCAGTAAAATACCGATTCTTTCGCCGCTATCGGGATCTTCGTCCTCGATAAGGCTTTCTACAGGAAAGGTTTGGCGGTAGAGAACATCGATCTTATTATCAAGATCATCATATAGGCCGTCGTTTTTGCGAATAGTCAATTTGTCTAACGGTGTATATCTTGATGGGAGGTCTGCCAGTTCTTTTAAATAAAGCACTGTATTCCTGTCTTCTATATTGTCGCTATGAGAGGTGAATACAATATTCGGTATAGTCGTATTCAGTTTGCGTGCTTCCCCGATGATCGCATCTCTTAATATAGCTTGAAGTCTTTTCTCCTCTTCCTGATTCGGATCATTATATCCGAATTCATTACATACCAACCCATTGACATGGAAAAGTTCCTTGATAAATGTAGGTGTGTCACTATTGAATTCCAATAGCTTTTCCTCTCCATCAACTTCTACGGAATCAAATCGTCCGATGATGGTTTTGTTTTTCATCGTTTGCAAGCGGATAAAATGTATTGTTTCCTGTGGAAAGCCGAGGCGAAGCAAGCTTTCATCATCGATATCTTCTTGTGCTAGTAGCTCGGCAGTCTTGAAAAGAATCTTCCCGCATCGGTATGCAAAAAGTCTTTTAGAATCTGCATCTTTTTCGGTGATGGGCCGTATATCATACAAACTATATTCTTCCCCATACATATCAGCCCAAAAATCAGGTATGGAGTGATAGAAGTTTTCTCGTTTTTGTTTGAACTGGTTCACGACAGAATCACCTTTCAGAAATGAGTTGTTTTATACTAAGTATACTAGATACTGGAATTTTGCAGGAGGCAGGACATGAATAAACTAACGTACTATATTGATCGAGGATTACGTACTTATGAGCCGTTCTTGGAATATACAGCTCCTTCCATAGAAAAAGATGAAATGCTGGCCAGGCAATTATGCACCTATCATATTTTGCAAGGGAGACAATATGAATTATTGGCCAATGAAATGAATGGCAAGGAAGAAGAACTTACCTTAAAGGACCTTGGTGAGAACCAGAGACAGCCAGATGAGAGAACCTATGATCCGGCTCATGGCATTCCGATAGAATTCAGAAAAGTGCTCTACCCTGGCAGTGTAGGGAATGCAGCGAATACGTATTTGAATACAATCAAAGTAGACAGGCATTGGGACGTGCTGCGTTATTTGACGAAGGACGCTGTGGAAGTGCCGTCCTTTGGGAAGATGAGTGTAACTTCTACTGAGATTGATGAAGATAGGTCCTGTTATGTGCTATATGTGAAATGACAAAAGAAAATCCCCTATAGAGGGGATTTTTTAATAGGTAAGACATTGTGCAATAATCCAGCCGAGTGAGAGTGATAGCAGGAACAACAGGATTCCGATTGCTTTATTGTCATCCTCGACTGCCTTGTTGATGCTGAAACGAACAGTAGCAAGCTCTGCAATATAATAGAGAACAATTTGACTGACAATCCCTACTGCACCCCAGATGACCATATCCATCATACTGATGGAATGTGCGATGGATGAGCCTAGAACCAATGCAAGACCAACCACTTTTCCGCCAAGAACCAAAGCAGCTGTTTGGTTTCCTTGAGTGATTAGCTTGAATTCCTTTGCTTTTGTCGAGATTTCAAAAAGGGCCGTACCGATGGCTAACAGTACAATTGCAGCCCCTAAATAAGATAAAAAGCTTAAAAATAATTCCATTTCAATATTCCCCTTTATACATATTATCCTCCAAATGATTTGGATCCGCTGCCGAAGCCTTTGCTTGCCTTCGTGCTCGAAGTGCTCTTCTTGATGGCGCTGTTCAGATTGCTCTTACTGTTATAAAACGCTCCATTATAGAAGTAATGATTGTAGTGGGAGGAGCTGGAGTCCTCGCATTCCCACGCATCGCCTTCCTGTTCCCACTCCTTACAGTCTGTGTCTTTAGGAGGAGAACTGGCTTTTGTCGTATTGGAGCATCCTGTCATTCCTGCAATGAGGGCGACAGCAGAGATACCAGTGATCCATTTCGTTGATTTACTCAAAAGCGATTCATCCTTTTCATTATGTTATGTAGAGAAAAGCGGCAGCCTTTAGAAATGTATGTCTTGTGCACATCATCCATGAATTAAAAGTAACTAGCTGTTCTCTCGACATACAAGTATACGGAAAAGGAAGGTATTGGTTTCAGCTTCCAGTAACTTTGAAAGAATGTTTTTCCAAGTGATGCATGTAATGACGGATCAGTCTCATACTAACGAGCAGAGAAAGCAAAAGGGGACTGAACGGAATTGAGCCATGAAAACGTTGAAGAATGTACTACAAAACTTAAAAAATTAAACGATCAAGTCATTGTTATAACCGGGGCATCCAGCGGTATCGGGCTGGTAACTGCCAGAATGGCAGCAGCTAAAGGCGCGAAAGTAGTCCTTGCTGCAAGAAACGATGCAGCGCTAAATGAGTTAACGGAAGAATTGCTGCGTGCTGGTCACGAGGCTGTATATGTACGAGCAGACGTTGGTGTGGAAGACGATGTGAACAAGATTGCTGAGATGGCTATAAAATCTTTTGGCCGATTCGACACATGGGTTAACAATGCGGGTGTGACCATATACGGCAACGCGATGGATGTTAGCTATCAGGATATGAAGCGACTTTTTGCGACCAATTTTTGGGGTGTTGTGTATGGATCGAGGACAGCGGTACAGCATTACCTGGAGCGGGGAGTTCCAGGGGCATTAATCAATATCGGCAGTGTTTTCGGTGATAACGGTACATTGATTCAGTCTGTTTATGCGTCTTCGAAATTCGCCATCCACGGGTGGACTGACAGCCTGCGAATGGAGATGGAAAGAGAAGGGGCACCAGCTTCCATTACACTTATTCATCCGGGTAGAATTGATACACCGTACACCGAGCATGCCAGAAGTTATCTCGCACATCAGCCAGTCCATAAAGGCATGATGTATCCTCCAGAAGCGGTAGCAGAAGCAATCCTATATGCAGCGTCGCATCCGAAAAGGGATATCTATGTAGGCTCCCAGGCAAAGATGCTGCAATTTTTAGGAGCGAATTTTCCTAGGCTGACAGATAAATTATGGGAACGTATTTCTCCTCGTACGCAGTATGATAAGACAAGGAAGGCGAAATCTCCTGAGGAAAGTAATCTGTATCATGCTGGTTACGGAATGCACGAACGTGGCACAAATCTCGGATGGAAGCGAAAACGAAGCATGATCGTTAAAGAGGTGAAGCACCCGGTATTGACTCGAGTTATTGTGGCTGGGATAAGTGTCTGGGCAGTGCTTAAAGTGAAACGAAATAATTAAGAGATAAACTAGCCGAAATTGTAAATAAATGATAATTTGTCAATTAATCTTGTAATCCCATGAAAATAACACTATAATTGTTCTTATTATAAAGACAGTTGTCCTTTTAGGGTGGACTTAAACAAAAATTCTCCCTTAGTACAGCATAAGATAGTGAGGGGATTTTCATGAGAAATGCTTTGAAACTGTGGAATCGGTTAAGCTTAGTGCAGCAAATTATTATTGGTCTTATTATTGGTATCATACTGGCTCTTACGATTCCGGATGCTGCACAGCCTGTCACAATATTGGGTACGTTGTTCGTTGGAGCTTTAAAGGCAATTGCGCCAGTACTTGTACTGTTCTTAGTAACTGCAGCCATTGCACAGCATAAAAAAGGCAAGCAGACAAATATGAAGTCGATCATTGTGCTTTACCTTGTTGGTACATTTGCTGCTGCTGTTATTGCTGTAGTAGCCAGCTTCATTTTCCCTGTTAGTTTGTCTCTTGCTGACAGCCCGGAAGAAGTTGCAGCACCAGGCGGTATTGCGGAAGTATTGCAGACATTGTTGCTAAATATTGTCGATAATCCCGTCAATGCAATCGTAAATGCAAACTATATCGGAATCCTGGCATGGGCAATTTTGTTTGGATTGGCATTGCGTAATGCATCGGAAGCGACTAAGTCTGTTATATCTAACCTGTCAGATGCTGTTTCAAAAGTGGTGACATGGGTGATCAAGCTTGCGCCTTTAGGTATCATGGGGCTGATTTTCCAATCCATTTCAGAAAATGGTCTGGGATCGTTGTTGAGCTACGGTAAGCTATTGGCTATCCTGCTTGGCTGTATGTTCTTTGTAGCCCTTGTGGTAAATCCGCTTATTGTTTACCTGCTTAGCAGGCAAAATCCTTACCCGCTAGTCCTTACATGCTTGAAGGAAAGTGGAATCACAGCTTTCTTCACAAGAAGTTCAGCTGCTAATATCCCGGTGAATATGAAGCTTAGCGAAAAACTAGGCCTTGATAAAGATACGTATTCTGTCTCCATACCGCTAGGCGCAACAATCAATATGGCGGGTGCAGCAGTCACAATTTCTGTTTTGACTCTAGCTGCAGTTCATACGCTTAATATCCAAGTCGACATCTTGACTGCTATTATCCTTAGTGTTCTTGCAGCTATCAGTGCCTGTGGTGCTTCCGGCGTTGCTGGCGGATCATTGCTATTGCTTCCGCTAACATGCAGTCTGTTCGGGATCCCTGCTGATGTAGCAATGCAAGTGGTAGGTGTAGGATTTATCATCGGTGTTGTACAGGATTCTGCTGAGACAGCGCTTAATTCCTCCACAGATGTCGTCTTTACAGCTGCAGCTGAATATAGGAAGGAACGTAAAGAAAAGAAGAAATTAAAGATTAATCAAACAGCTTAAAAAAACTGCATCTTATCAAAGATGCAGTTTTTTATTTAGAGAAAAGTTGATAAATACTTCTTTGTTATAATTAGTTAAAATATGTAAAAAATACTAGAATAATGGAGAAAAAAAACACATGGTTTATATCAGAATAGTAAAGAACTCAGAAGAAACAATTGCTTGAGGGATTTTTATTTCCTGTTCAAAATAGTGCAGTTTAAAGTAATAAAAAGACATAGGGGATTTTAGGTACAATTAAAGTACAGGTTTTTGGAAGTGGAGGAGATTGTTTTGTTAATTAGAGAGATAAGGGTTGAAGACGCAGAGAACTTGATAAGTCTAATAAAGGAGGTTGAGAAAACCTCCGAGTTTATGCTTATGGAAGCTGGAGAAAGAAAAACCACTCCCAAACAACAACAAAAGCAACTAGAACGGATTAAACAACAAAGTAATTCAACAATATTTGTGGCTGAAGAAGAAGGCAAGTTAGTTGGATATTTAATTGCTATGGGCGGAAGCGTAAAAAGAACACAACATTCTGCTTATCTTGTTATAGGTGTACTACTAGAATATAGAGGAAAAGGGATAGGAGCAAAATTATTTGATAACGTGACTAAGTGGGCTCCAAAGCATAATATAACACGATTAGAGCTAACTGCAGTTACCGAAAACAATGCTGGAGTGGCACTATACAAGAGAAGTGGATTCGATATAGAAGGAACGAAAAGAAACTCACTAGTTATAGACGGTAGGGCTTTTAATGAGTATTATATGGCAAAACTTATGGAATAAGCAGATAAAAGCAATCCTAAGAACAGTTTCGTTTTCACAAAACGAAGCTGTTCTTGTATGTCGGTAATACCCAGAATATCCCCCTTAAAGTTATTATAGCAGCTTCAAGTTTCTATATATTTTCATAATAGGATCGTCTGCATCACCCCAATAGTAAAGAATTATTGGTAATATACGTTCCTAATAATATTAACGAAAACAGGTTTTTCATAAATTTTCTCGATGAAAATGCTCCACAATATATTGCTTAAACTTCTCCGCAATAGGAGATAAAAACTTCCCTTCCATACTAGCGATACCGATTGTTCGTTCACACTTTGGGGAGTTTATACGAACCTTAGCGATTTTCGTTCGATCCAAACTTTTAACATCAGGAAGGATGGAAATGCCCATCCCTGCTCCGACGAAACCGGCAATCGTCGTTACCTCTTCGCCTTCAAACATAATTTTAGGAACAAGACCAACCTGTTCGAAGATAGAATCAATTGTTACGCGTAATGCGTAGCCTTCTTCCATTAGAATAAAGGGCTCGTCTGCAATTTCTTCTAAAGTGATGGATTCTCGATTGGCCAATGGATGATTTTTTGGGAAGAACAAGAATAGTTCCTCCTGCCATAACGTAGTCCATGCCATTTTGGATTCCATAGGGAATGATGCGAGCAGGCAGAGATCCAGGTTGCCGGATTGCAAGTTCTCCAGCAGCCAATTCGAATGGTTTTGCTTCAAATGAAAACGTACGTGCGGATATTCCTTTTTGAATGCTGCAATTATATTAGGGACGATTGTTGTTCCGAGTGTGTGCAGAAATCCAAGTGAAATTTCTCCTTTATCCGGGTCAAGCAAAGACTGGATTTCATCTTTTCCTTCCTGGAATTCCTTTAAGATGAGATCGACTCGTCTTAATAGTAGTTCTCCGTACTTATTCAATTTAATTGTTCTGCCTTGACGGTCAAATAGCGGGGTGCCAATTTGACCTTCCAGTCGAGAAATCGAGCGGGAGAGAGCAGGCTGTGTGATGGATAGAATCTGCGCGGCTCTTGTAACATGCTGTTCACGTGCTAGTGTTTGGAAGTATTCGAGTTGTTCCCATTCCATGCTGTAAGCCTCCATTTATTATGTATTACATAGAGTAATTAAAAACATATTTATTATGCATTATACATTATACAGTTAGAGTGTTACGATTTTTAAAGTGGTACAAAGATATAGGAAATCTGAGGAGGATTACCATGGATTATAGAATCGAAAAAGATACTTTTGGGGAAGTAAAGGTACCAGCGGATAAATTCTGGGGTGCACAAACACAGCGAAGTAAAGAGAATTTTAAAATAGGATCAGAAAGAATGCCAGAGCGTGTAGTGAAAGCTTTCGCTATATTAAAGCGCAGTACGGCGATTGCAAATCAGCGCCTAGGAAATCTGGACAAAGAAAAAGCGGACGCTATTGTAACGGTCTGTGATGACATTCTTACAGGTAAGTACGATGACAATTTCCCGCTTGTGGTGTGGCAGACTGGAAGCGGCACGCAATCTAATATGAACATGAATGAAGTGGTTGCAAACCTTGCTACTGCTTTGCTGAAGGAAAAAGGTTCGGATGCAGTGGTACATCCGAATGATGATGTGAACCGCAGTCAGAGCTCGAATGATACATTCCCGACAGCAATGCACGTTGCAGGCGTGCTGGCTGTTTATGAACAGCTGCTCCCGGCAGTGGAACAGCTGCGCAACACGCTGAATAAAAAGGCGGAAACATTCCAAAGTATCGTGAAAATCGGCCGTACACATCTGCAGGATGCTACACCGTTAACGCTTGGCCAGGAGATCAGTGGCTGGGTGCATATGCTGGATCGATCAAAAGAAATGATTACAGAAGCTACTGAAAAATTGCGTGCCTTGGCAATCGGGGGTACAGCAGTTGGAACAGGCATCAATGCTCATCCACAGTTTGGTGACACTGTAGCGGAAGAAATCACTAACCTTACAGAACAAAAATTCATTAGTTCACCGAACAAATTCCATGCGCTAACAAGCCATGATGAGATGACATATGCCCATGGAGCATTGAAGGCACTAGCTGCCGATTTGATGAAAATCGCCAATGATGTACGCTGGCTGGCGAGCGGTCCTCGCTGTGGCATCGGCGAAATTATCATTCCTGCAAATGAGCCAGGCAGCTCTATCATGCCTGGGAAAGTCAACCCAACTCAATGTGAAGCATTGACGATGGTAGCAGCCCAAGTTATGGGAAATGACGCAACAATCGGATTTGCAGCAAGTCAGGGTAATTTCGAACTGAATGTATTTAAACCAGTGATTATTTATAACTTCCTGCAGTCTGTTCAGCTATTAAGCGACAGCATGGTATCCTTCCATGATAACTGTGCAGTAGGCATTGAGCCGGATGAACAAACAATTCAGGATAATCTAACGAACTCCTTGATGCTAGTAACTGCATTAAATCCACATATCGGTTACGAAAACGCAGCGAAAATAGCTAAGCTTGCACATAAAGAAGGACTAACACTGAAAGAGGCTGCTGTTCAGCTTGAACTGCTCACAGAAGAGCAGTTTGATGAGATGGTGAAGCCTGAGGAAATGGTTAAACCGAATATCTAATATATGACATATAAAAAGCAACCAGGTCGCCTAGCCGCACTTGGTTGCTTTTCTATGAATAAAGATATTGAATTAATTCAGCTCAGTTATCCGAAGCATGTACTGAAGTTCCTTCCAAACGCTATTGCTGTAGCTGTCATCAAATCATTGTATATGCTGCGTTATATTCTCCCACTGCTCAAGAAGTATAGGGTGTATTTCTGTCGTATCTGCTATGTTGTACACAATGCTAAGGAAGTCGAGCGTTTCGTTTAATAGATAGATTTCTTTTATTGTAAGGAGAACATCGATGATACCCGGAATAGCTACAAACGCATCTGAGGAAGAGAGTCCCTTTGTTAACTCCTCATAACAATCACTAAAATACCATTCATTCTTTTCTAACTCTGTCTCCCAATCATCAAATACCCTCATCAATTCTTTTCTCATCTTACAAAGAATACCCCGTCGACTGGAAGAAGAACTGAGACTGCTCGTAATTATACGAAATTCGGGAGAAGTCAAAAGGAAGACCATTGTTCAAATAAAAAATTGTCTCCACGAAAAGTTTTGGATCACCGGCAAGAAGTCCAAGATGCTGTGCTTCATCTTCATTCAGCTTCTGGATATGTACGTACATATCGGAAAAACCGATTTTAGCACCTAAGCCATTGCTGATGTAGTCAAAGATAGACCCGGTTGCAATTTCGTTATTCAGATAGGTGACAATTGCTTTATTGTAGTAGGATTCTTCGAGACAAAGTGTTTGTCCGTTGATATAACGTATCCGTTTGACGTAATAGACATCGTCTTCCGGGTCTATTTTTAGGTTGAAGGCTACTTCTGATGATGGTTTCCGGATATCGAGCTCCAGCACTTTTGCTGTAATGTCGAATCCGCTCAGCTCGTCACTGAAGCCTTGATTAGAGAAGCTGATGTAGCCTTTACGATTGCGGCGCCGAACGAAAATGCCGCTGCCGCGCACTTGATAGATGAATCCTTTTCGTTCAAGCAGGCTGAGTGCTTTGATGACGGTGCTTTTACTGGTTTTATATTGGGACATCAAGGTTTCTAGTACAGGGAGCTTGGTGCCCTGAGGTAGATCATTCTTCTCGATATCCTGTTGTATTTCATTGGCGATTTGCTGATATTTAAGCATAGCTACATTCCTTATTTGTTTAGATAGAGCGATTTTAGCATACTGTGCACTTTACGAAAACCCTACTTTTTTAATAGTATCTATTAAATTTTATTAGTTTGTACTTGATAAATTATACCGGTATAATTATAATGTAAGCGTATACTAAAGAAAAAGAGGTGTTCCAAGTGGCTGAAAAAGTAAGGGATTATCCAAAACTTGCTGGAGATATATTGGAGGCTGTCGGTGGTGAAGAGAATATTGTAAACGCTACCCGCTGTGCGACTCGCTTGCGTTTAGTGCTGAAACGATCTAAGCTTTCTGCTAAACAAGAGGTTAATAGTTTACCAGGTGTTATTACAGTAGTGGAAAATAACGGGCAATTCCAAGTAGTTATTGGTCAGCATGTCGGTGATGTATACGATGAGTTTGCTAAACTCGTGAATTTAGACATATCTGATTCGGATGAAGATACGCCTAAAGGTTCAATCTTGAATCGTGTCATTGCAACAATGTCTGCTGTATTTGCACCATTCATCTATATATTGGCGGCTGCAGGTATTCTGCAAGGTGCACTTATTCTAATCAACTTGCCATTCCCGAGCTTTGAAGATACAAGTACGTATCAGGTTATAAGTTTCATTTCATGGGCGCCTTTTACTTTCTTGCCGATTTTTATTGCTATAACAGCGTCTAGACATTTCAAGTCGAACATGTATATTGCTGTTGCGGCTACAGCGGCACT
Coding sequences within it:
- the rlmD gene encoding 23S rRNA (uracil(1939)-C(5))-methyltransferase RlmD; this encodes MNKATRVILDPEIMETEIGQLDNKGSGQAVVWVDKGQDKLRKVKLTVPKTLPGEKVQATVAWPHAKRSKATLEEVLEAHPERVTAPCPHFDLCGGCAWQHWQYEGQLKHKTTHVKDALLEQGFDPELVKDTIGMENPWHYRNKMDFAFSPDGSMGLHEQGNFRKIIPLETCLIMEEDMKAVAMEVASWVKDHALSGYNKDTHEGLLRHLMVRQSFVTEEIMVALFATQTPDAGLAQAAEQLKERIEQKYPKVKSLLWLVNTDWADSIQAEDMHLLAGRDFIYDEIGGYRYRLWFDTFFQVNPVQAQKLIDLALEMAQPKKTETMLELFCGVGTFSLPFASKVEKLAGIEIVESSIESAKRNAADNGISNTYFLADNARFGMDQVLEKFGTPDLLLLDPPRSGAGGKVMRKIGRSKPKRIVYVSCNPETFAVDIKELNEFGYILKEVQPVDLFPHTVHVECVAVLTLD
- a CDS encoding glutathionylspermidine synthase family protein, with the protein product MNQFKQKRENFYHSIPDFWADMYGEEYSLYDIRPITEKDADSKRLFAYRCGKILFKTAELLAQEDIDDESLLRLGFPQETIHFIRLQTMKNKTIIGRFDSVEVDGEEKLLEFNSDTPTFIKELFHVNGLVCNEFGYNDPNQEEEKRLQAILRDAIIGEARKLNTTIPNIVFTSHSDNIEDRNTVLYLKELADLPSRYTPLDKLTIRKNDGLYDDLDNKIDVLYRQTFPVESLIEDEDPDSGERIGILLLELVEKNKLRIINPPSAFLLQNKSVMAIVWALHEENNPFFTAEEHEWIDKYFLPTYLDPAPFLESGSSFVKKPAFGREGDTVEIYGNNGEKVVEDKNKSYTSYLPIYQKYVDLPKVTVNTVKGEKELHLMTGTFLLNGKPSAIGFRVGNQITDNLSYFLPCGLRN
- a CDS encoding RNA helicase; the protein is MNKLTYYIDRGLRTYEPFLEYTAPSIEKDEMLARQLCTYHILQGRQYELLANEMNGKEEELTLKDLGENQRQPDERTYDPAHGIPIEFRKVLYPGSVGNAANTYLNTIKVDRHWDVLRYLTKDAVEVPSFGKMSVTSTEIDEDRSCYVLYVK
- a CDS encoding DUF350 domain-containing protein is translated as MELFLSFLSYLGAAIVLLAIGTALFEISTKAKEFKLITQGNQTAALVLGGKVVGLALVLGSSIAHSISMMDMVIWGAVGIVSQIVLYYIAELATVRFSINKAVEDDNKAIGILLFLLSLSLGWIIAQCLTY
- a CDS encoding aminotransferase yhxA, giving the protein MSKSTKWITGISAVALIAGMTGCSNTTKASSPPKDTDCKEWEQEGDAWECEDSSSSHYNHYFYNGAFYNSKSNLNSAIKKSTSSTKASKGFGSGSKSFGG
- a CDS encoding SDR family oxidoreductase, producing the protein MSHENVEECTTKLKKLNDQVIVITGASSGIGLVTARMAAAKGAKVVLAARNDAALNELTEELLRAGHEAVYVRADVGVEDDVNKIAEMAIKSFGRFDTWVNNAGVTIYGNAMDVSYQDMKRLFATNFWGVVYGSRTAVQHYLERGVPGALINIGSVFGDNGTLIQSVYASSKFAIHGWTDSLRMEMEREGAPASITLIHPGRIDTPYTEHARSYLAHQPVHKGMMYPPEAVAEAILYAASHPKRDIYVGSQAKMLQFLGANFPRLTDKLWERISPRTQYDKTRKAKSPEESNLYHAGYGMHERGTNLGWKRKRSMIVKEVKHPVLTRVIVAGISVWAVLKVKRNN
- the sstT gene encoding serine/threonine transporter SstT, translated to MRNALKLWNRLSLVQQIIIGLIIGIILALTIPDAAQPVTILGTLFVGALKAIAPVLVLFLVTAAIAQHKKGKQTNMKSIIVLYLVGTFAAAVIAVVASFIFPVSLSLADSPEEVAAPGGIAEVLQTLLLNIVDNPVNAIVNANYIGILAWAILFGLALRNASEATKSVISNLSDAVSKVVTWVIKLAPLGIMGLIFQSISENGLGSLLSYGKLLAILLGCMFFVALVVNPLIVYLLSRQNPYPLVLTCLKESGITAFFTRSSAANIPVNMKLSEKLGLDKDTYSVSIPLGATINMAGAAVTISVLTLAAVHTLNIQVDILTAIILSVLAAISACGASGVAGGSLLLLPLTCSLFGIPADVAMQVVGVGFIIGVVQDSAETALNSSTDVVFTAAAEYRKERKEKKKLKINQTA
- a CDS encoding GNAT family N-acetyltransferase; translated protein: MLIREIRVEDAENLISLIKEVEKTSEFMLMEAGERKTTPKQQQKQLERIKQQSNSTIFVAEEEGKLVGYLIAMGGSVKRTQHSAYLVIGVLLEYRGKGIGAKLFDNVTKWAPKHNITRLELTAVTENNAGVALYKRSGFDIEGTKRNSLVIDGRAFNEYYMAKLME
- a CDS encoding LysR family transcriptional regulator encodes the protein MEWEQLEYFQTLAREQHVTRAAQILSITQPALSRSISRLEGQIGTPLFDRQGRTIKLNKYGELLLRRVDLILKEFQEGKDEIQSLLDPDKGEISLGFLHTLGTTIVPNIIAAFKKEYPHVRFHLKQNHSNWLLENLQSGNLDLCLLASFPMESKMAWTTLWQEELFLFFPKNHPLANRESITLEEIADEPFILMEEGYALRVTIDSIFEQVGLVPKIMFEGEEVTTIAGFVGAGMGISILPDVKSLDRTKIAKVRINSPKCERTIGIASMEGKFLSPIAEKFKQYIVEHFHRENL
- the fumC gene encoding class II fumarate hydratase, with product MDYRIEKDTFGEVKVPADKFWGAQTQRSKENFKIGSERMPERVVKAFAILKRSTAIANQRLGNLDKEKADAIVTVCDDILTGKYDDNFPLVVWQTGSGTQSNMNMNEVVANLATALLKEKGSDAVVHPNDDVNRSQSSNDTFPTAMHVAGVLAVYEQLLPAVEQLRNTLNKKAETFQSIVKIGRTHLQDATPLTLGQEISGWVHMLDRSKEMITEATEKLRALAIGGTAVGTGINAHPQFGDTVAEEITNLTEQKFISSPNKFHALTSHDEMTYAHGALKALAADLMKIANDVRWLASGPRCGIGEIIIPANEPGSSIMPGKVNPTQCEALTMVAAQVMGNDATIGFAASQGNFELNVFKPVIIYNFLQSVQLLSDSMVSFHDNCAVGIEPDEQTIQDNLTNSLMLVTALNPHIGYENAAKIAKLAHKEGLTLKEAAVQLELLTEEQFDEMVKPEEMVKPNI